From the genome of Malus sylvestris chromosome 13, drMalSylv7.2, whole genome shotgun sequence:
AGATTCTTGTTTTCGTCCGCAACTCTAGCAACTTTGATGCCCGAAATGTTTGCAGCATCATTGAAATGAAGGGTTCAACATCAGGTTTATAACCACATATAAGCAATTCCTTCAAGCAGTTGGTAGTCTCCCCTGCAGACATCAAATCCAGAGCCTCTTGTGCTTTTAGTGGGTCAGTCAATATAGCATTCAATTGTTGTACAGCTGCCTTTTGTTTTTTCATGAAAGCAGGATCTGGAACCCCAAGGGTGGATAAAAGACTTATCAACTGGCGGTTCAGAAAACAAGGTTGAATCTTGCTACATGCTAAAACGTCTAACTTTGTGTTTTCTGATTCATACTTGGACATGCTCCTCCTCAATGATAATTTCATTGATGAAGTTGGATCAACGGCCACCACACCTTTGTACCCACCATATCGAATCTGAAAGGCAGATGGAGTCCCATTAAAGCCACATTTTGAGGCCACTTTCTTAGCAAAATCAGCAGATATTTTCCCAATCCCATCTGAGAAGACATATTTATTGTTTTCTACATCGGGAATGACTTCCATTTCATGTTTTCCAACATTTAAAGTTTCAGTGGACGAACCAAAGGATTGACCTAATCTGGCAGCATATTTTGCTACATTTTTTATACGACGAAAATCCCCCATCCACTCTCTTATATCAGCTGCAGTAAGTCCCTTTCTTGAAGCAAACATCCACATAGAATTCTCTCGCAATTGACTTGATGAGAATGCGAGAAACTCGAATTTCTTTTCACCAATTACTATGCCGTTTCTGAGAATGAAAATAATCCGCTTGTAGATGTCGGTTTTCCCATCCTCATAGGCAGCAGAAGTACGTGGAAGCAAATCTGAAGAATAAACTCGATCCATCTCCTCGTCAACAAAGGAAACACGAATGAAGTTATCAATATCATCTGGATAATTGCGTAGTACACGATTTGAGACATTGACCTCAGGACCAGAAGAAAATACACGACATGGTGTAATTTGGACCCTGCGTACATATACCAACCCAGAATCTAAGGATATGACAGATGACTGTGGACGTCTCTTTGACGTGAGGTACTTCCTGTACTGCTCATTAAGCCACTCTGAAGGTTTATAGCAGGTCTCTTTCAAATTATATAATTTCTCTAGGGCATACTCTATACATGCACGATCAAATCTGCGCGGATCAACCATCTTATAAAATATAACATCAAGTGTTGGCCCTGAAAGATACCCAAGCTGAAGCAGAGAATGTACTTTAAACAAGATATCATATGGCACATACACATCGACACCTCGAGGAGGGCAAACCATGGGACCCAGACTCGGGTTGCAAGAATAAGGGGGACCAACCTCCAAGACAAGGTTACCTTCAATCTCTTCATACCCAGGAAAGTTTTCTCGAAAATCTGGAAGTTGGAGACTATGAGGAAGCTCCAAGCTTAATGCAAAAGACTGCCCAATAGCACGTGATGGAGTGAAATCAGTAGTCCTGACCCATTGATCATCAGAGTCCTTGAAATAGGTCATACCAAGATCTTCATATGCTTGTCCTGAAGAGCGTATGACTTTCTTAGAAATCCGAGGTGCTCCGTACATCTGATAATTGGAGACAAATCATCAAACTTTTCAAGATTACTAATTCATAAAAGAGAACATTTAATTTTTCGCCAACTGCAGTAGCATGCTTTGACGATGTTAATAAAAATATTCCATTCATACTATATTCTCAAATATACCGAATTTTATCCACTTCCCTCAACACCTCAAATTGTAGAAACTACAAACTTTTAAATTCCATCAAACGAAGAAAATTGATTTTTGCTCAAATCCAGACAAGGATTACCATGTTAACCCTTAAAGTGAACAACCCTCAATTCTCTAGACTGGTGATTTGACGCTCACCAATTTGCTAGCAATGGGAAAGCAGAAAAAGGTCACATATATTTAGAAGCAAATGCACCATGTAGATGATATAAAATTATTCAATCGTAAACAGAACAAGGATTAGGAGAAGACAATCATTTGAATTTAAGTGCTGATTAAAAATAGGTGAGGAACCTGAATCAGAAGATGCTTAGCAGCACAACCGCGTGGACGATGCAACTCAATCTGCCAGATGTTTTCATAGGAAAGTTCGATCATATACTCCAGAGCGTCATATTTCAGACGATAAACTAGTTTCCGCAATCCAATCCCAAAATCCACTGAAACATTGTTCATATTCCAGAAACTAAATAGCTTATTTGTTGCGATCTTGCAGCCAAAATCCAGCTTTATGTTTGCAAAGGTATGCAAAGAGACTCTTGGCTTTGGTACAATATCCTGATCCAGCTTCCAAGAATTCAGATAGGAAGCGCCATAGTACAAGTTTCTAGCATTGGCCATGTAGTGAATAAGATCAGCATTTTTGGTGGTGTCAAACTGAACAGTAGCATAATATCTTCTCCCATCTTTGGCTTTTCTTAATCTCACAGCATAGACAGATCCTTTTCCTGTTTCTTTCTCCAGCAACCGCACAACTGCTTCTGCAGTCACACCGGAAGTGAATCCATGCAACCTTATCGTCCTACTCATCTCTTATCATGTGAATATGTTCACTGTATTTACGCTGACAAAGAATCCATATGAGTAAAATGTACTTGTATGGTTTTattgaaattatgaaattaaggGCTCGTTTGGGAGAGctttttaaatgactaaaagcgcATTTGgggaaaatgtttttgggttccaaaagcacttaaactGCTTCCTACGAGAAGTGGTGCTTCTTgtaggaagcacttcaagtgctcttccaccagttatgtgcttgtTTTAGGAAGCagtacttcaagtgtttttccaaAATTCACCCGCATTTTTACTAAAGGTTggctccaaaaatattttttcacaAAACGCTTTCAGCTATTTTAAGACAATAGCAGTTCCAACCGAAAACCAGAAAGTCTCAATGAAtccaagaaaataaattgaaattattAAGCTAAGAACAATTATGAACCTCATAAACCAAAGCCACTCAAATGCAAAACATGCAACAACCTAACAAGTATATGATTATTTTTAGGGGATCAACAATCAGAAAGAACACGATGATAATTCTGctctacaaaaaataaaaagcaaaacAACCAAAAAAGAGAGGCCTTTTTTTTATGCAATTGCAGTTGAGAGAAAAAGTGCTTCTTACGAGAAgtttaagtgtttttcatgattcacttgcatttttattataGATTAgtcccaaaaacattttttcacaaaaacaaaaacgctCTCAGCTATTTTAAAAGCAGTTCCAAACGATCCCTAAGAACCAGAAGGTCTGGATGTATCCAAGAAAAGTTAAGGTAAGAACAAATATGAACATAACCCAAAGCCACCCAAAAGCAAAACATGTAACAACCTAGCAAGTATATGATTATTTTTTAGAGGATCAAATCAACAATCAGAAAGAACAAGATGATAATTCTGCTATACAAAAAAGATGCaaaacaaccaaacaaagaGAGGCCTTTTGTTATGCAATTGCAGTTGAGAGCAAAAGCACAGATTTTTCACTGAACAAAACTAAGCACAAAAATACCCAATCCatccaaaattataaaaaattcagAACGAAAAAAAACTGGACAAATACCCCAATGAATCTCCCAATGATGCAGGAAGAGTAAAGGACACAGATTTATCAGAGGGAGAAACCCAAAGAGGAAATTACACAGGCAAAAATACCATCTCCATAAAAACTTGATCAAACAAAACTAATCAATCACACACCAACAAAAACTACAGAGAAAAAACAGAAACTGCAGAGACAATTAACTCACATTGTTCCAACGATGCAGGAAGGAAACGAAGCGATCAGAGAAAATCCAAACGAAAAGCAACGGAACCAGAAGAGAGAGGAGAAGTATACCTTAAGTCTCAAGTCTGATCAGAGTAAAATACTAACTTTACCAAAAAAGTAAAGCTGGAAGTTGGATCGAagcaggagagagagagagagagagagagagacttactGTTGGCTGTCAATCCCTAGTCAATCTCACAGCAGCGTCAGTCCTCACTCACTACTACTTCCTCGCTCCTTCCATATCAGCGACAATAATTGTTCCTTGGCTAACATCCTTAAAAGTATTATGATGCTGACGTGTGCAGCTGACGTTGGAGTTACCTATGCCATTGGCCTTTGCCACGAAGGAACCTAGAGGACCAGGATCCTCTGCATTTTTTATAGGTGTAATACTACGCAAGCGTCTTAATATCCACCGTTCAGAAAAATCCAAAGGTTAATATCCGTCGATTTTATCTAACGGTGGAGTGAAAACGCTTATCAAATAAGAATCAATTTCacttttaatgtttaattttactttttggGTGAATAATGTAGTTCACAAGGGTCCGGTCTCAACGTGATGATTCTTGTCGTCTTGTGAGtactttttctatatttttttctatgttTTGGAGTGGTGGATTGACTCCATGAAGACGACAGAAAATGAACTTCTCCAGCAAGGATGAATTATAACATAATCATATTCTATTGGGTAGTGCTAGCCGCACACTAGTATTTATtttctcataattttttttaattttcgatcatctaatcgaataaattgaagaatattaaagataaaaaattaacaagaacaaCTCCTAATTATTAATTAGGGTGCTCGTATTGCAACGGCGTGACCTAGCGCGACTACCAGGGGGAGAGAACCTGAGTTGTGTTTGTGaggaaatatttttatttttaaatatattcatttactgttaaaatatttttattatttgaataataaaatatttttaaatatttttatggctgaattttttattatatatttttatttttagtttgtacttatttttaatttgtaaatattttttaatttgtaccaattttcttttcatttttaatttatacccatatattagtttctttttgtgcccaatttttgtaaagttttatttgtgtttgtacccatgtgtataccgtcacgtgacattgtatatttaatcaatgatagaaaaattacatatggtatatttatgttttatgcctaaactttgtatcatatatttatatttttagtttgtacccacttttaatctgcaacattttttttaaaatttgtagtattttctttttagttttattttgtacccatgtattaatttcttttagcacctatattttaaaaaaattcatttgtactcataattttttaatcttttatctgtaccctaatttatttataatgtactcattcttctttattaatgtaccactttgttatatgtgaaatatgtacctattttttttgtaaaatgtaccaatttttttaacactatggatacattcttttgccttttattatttcttatttttacatagtttttatccatttattaaatcaaaatgtttgaatttttttattgtaaccgtttctaatagtattataatgagaaattttaaatttaagggattataaatatcataaaatatcaaataattaatgtcaaaactataaaaatataaatattaatagtaatataatgaggtgtacaaagtcaagagattttgatcaaactttgaatattattaaggttttaatcaaagaatgttaagattaggaccacatccaaagtatcccttgATATTATTATGCGAGGGCTGCTTGTGTTGGCCTGAGATGGAAAACTTGAATGTCCGATTTTAGAGAGTGACAAGATCAACGAAGAGCCTAAAAACGTACTCAGCAATCTCCTCGGACTCGTATTCAGCAAATGCATAACCTTTAGGTCTTTCGGTTTCTTTGTCCCAAGGAATGTGCATGTCTACCAGCCTCCCCGCCTGAATTAATTTATCGACAAAGCTCTATCGCTCACTCGCTCCTCCAAATTACTTATTTAAATGCAGCACCTGGATTTTGACTCGGCGATGGTGGACATGATGGCTGAACCCTAGCTAGCTCGAAACCAACGAAGTATTCTATTAGGAAACTACATCTTTTTTATTCTCTTTAATGGTAGATAAAAATTACTGGTTAGTTGAGAATCAACTCTACTTTTCTTTTCACCCTTTAAATTCTGTATTTTTGACTAACATTGAGTCTTGTGGAACCACagttggtggtggtgggggtggcagatactttttctttttcttgttttttggtGAACAGATACTGTTTATTTTTGGCGGAAAGTGAAGTGATAGATCGGTGACCTCAAAAAAAGACGACATGCTGAACTTCCCCAGCAAGGACTTCCAAGGAGCAATTCTGTGTGCAGCTCCCCACTAGACGAGCAATATTGATGCGTTCTTCAACAATAATAATTAGGTATCATGGCCGTATCCAACATGAAAATATCTTACTTACACGTGGCGAAAAATACTGTTATACAATAATGCTAGTTGAAACTATAGATGTACTGTTATACAATAATGCGCAAAACATGTATATTTTGTACATAAAGTGGTATTCTAAACTAGTTTAATCAAATAGAGATGGTGACCCGACTTGGGTGAAAAAACGGATTCTCTCTCACAACACAAACGGGCCAAATTCCACTTTGAACCAAATGGGCCATCCTTAGTCGAACCTTTCTATGTATTTGCTATCAAAATTTAGTTCCAAACTAACGAAGCAAGAACAACCTAACATCGCAGGAGCATTTGCAGCGCTTGACTGAATATGCATACTCTCAGCATGTGCCCGCATGATAGGAACTCGTATACATGTGGCAGTTAACTTGACATCATTGTTACTCTGAGGTAATGGACAGTGAATAAATGATCCATATTAACATCTGCAAACTTACATTACTTCAATCGGAAACCGAAAAAATATCTGCAGGAGTTTAGCGCTTGAAAATTTTCGAGAGTTGAATGAATTCGACTCAGCAAAAAGGAAGCTTACAACGTTTACACGATTGTGAATAATAAATgtagattaaaatttagaaatGCTAACAACAATGTAATTTTACAATCAGTCAGAAAGTAACTAAAATAAACAGAGGCAAATGACAAGGGAAGTAGCACCCTTGATAGCCGTACTTACATGAACTTTAACAGCttaaaaaaacataacaaattACAAATCATAATCACAGCGGAAAGCACGTGCTTCGGAATTTGTCAAGCATGACGCCTCTTTGATCGGACATATGAAAAGAATTCCTCGTACTTGTTTTCTCCCTCTTGATCTGGATGAGCTTGTCGAAAACACACCACGGAAAGCTGAGGAAATGATCCCTTTCCATTCCCTTGTTGCACTGACCCCAGTAACGAGGATGATATGTAACATAGTACCAAGCTGACGCTTTTGTTGCGGATACATCATCGACGTTGGTGCTGGAATCTGACAGATTCGCATAAAACCAGGTCCTAGCTTCCTTTTTAAGTGACCTCACAGCGTAATTTATTGTTTCCAGGTCCTTTCTCTTACCGAAAAATTTCGACACACTGGTGATGTTCCCCGTTAGTATGTCTGCTTCAGTTTTGATGCCGTAGTAATCCATCAAGCTTCCCAGCTTGTAGTCATACTCCCTTTTGCAGTTGATGGCATCATCGATGTAAGCTTCGAATCCGTCTACCTCCATGTCAGGATCATAGAACTTCGTAGCCACTTCCACGGTGAAGGATTTAATTGAGTTTGAATGTGAACGTGATCCAAGCTCAACATTTTTCACCTGTCGGAAAAGCTTACCAATCACACGTCTGGACTCATACGTAGGTTTCTCAACCTTTTCCATGAAATCCGGATATTCTTTGGCACGTAGACTACGAGGCACTTCCACTACCACGCCAGTTTTTGGAGAGTCGACAGCACAGGAATGGAGCTTGGCAAGCTCTTTACATTGTGCACTCTCGGCCTTCTGTGGTTCTGTGTCTGCAAAGACAGCATGTGCATTTGAAATGATCCCCAACATGTCGTTCACTATGTAGTTTGTAAACGACTCTGCAACTTCCTGTAACAAACAGCATAGAACACCAAATGTTGAATGAATAAGGAAGAAACACGATTGTAGAATATGTTTTGAAGTAACGATAAGCAGCTACATTGTACTTAATAAATTCAGTAATACCTCCATTGTAACGTCATGATCCAATTCAATAGTTGGTGCTGGGGTATAATTCATCGGTCGAACTTTCCGAGGTGGAATTAGATCTGAGTCCCAACTAACAAAGTAAAAATCTCCATCTAAGTCTCCTCCTGAGCATTCATCAGGATGCGGTCTAATTCAGCGAGAAAAAAATAATAGTGAGTACGTACACAATTCAAGGCAACAAATTATTGTAAAACAAAGAAACACTAATATGCAGATGCAATCCAAAACGAATTTGTAATTTCATCAGCTACaagatttgagaaagttgacATACCTCTTTCCTTTTTGCGGGAAAACTACACAATCCACCATGTGGTGCAATGCCGGCACGTCCACAGCTGTGAGAACACGAACATCTCCCGGGTGTAAACATGGGTTTCTAGCAACTGCAACATTCCTGTCCACAACAAACTTCTCTTCGCTCGAAGTAGTGTTGCTGCCAGTGGAAATCACGCGGCGAGAGCATTGCACAAATACCTGACCATATTCCAACGTTCCAGTTTCATCCAGACATCCCATCATTGATCTTCCACTCGAAACAAATATCCTTGTTTTTGTCCGCAGTTCCATGAGCTTGGATGCGCAGAATGCTTGTAGCGTCAATGACAGAAATGGTTCTGTATCCGGCTTGTAACCACACGAAAGCATTTCCTTCAAAACGTCTGTGACCTCCCCTTGAAATATCGTTTTGAGTGCTTCTTTTGCTCTTGATGGGTCAGTTAAAACGCCTTCCAGTTGATTCAAAGCCTGTCTTTGCTTCCTCTGAAAGACATGATCCGGGACTCCAAGGGTGGACAGAAGGGTAATCAGTTGACGATTGAGGAAACAAGGCTGGTACTTGCTCCATTTGAGAACATCAAGTGCTGTGTTGTTGGATTGGTACTTGCACATGCTCTCCCTCAGTGCCAAGTTCTTTTCCAATGTCGGATCTACTGCCACGATACCTTTATAGCCACCTATACGAATTTGAAACGCTGATGGAGTAGAACTTCTCCCGCACTTTCTTGCCACCCTTTCAGCAAACTCAGCAGATATCTTCCCAATTCCATCTGAGAAACAATATTTGACTCCACTCCTTTCGATTTTAACATCAGGAATGAGTTCGATTTCATCCCTATCGACATTAAAAGTCTCCCTGGAAGAGCTGAAAGCCTGGCCCAACCTAGCACCATACTTCGCCACATTTCTGATGCCTCTAAAGTCCCCCATCCAATTTCTAATGTCTTGTGCGCAGAGCTCGCTTCTTGACGCAAACATCCACACTGAACGCTCGCGTAACTGACTTGATGAATAGGCAAGAAACTCAAACTTCTTGTCACCAATGACAATGCCATTTCTTAGAGTAGAAAATATCCTTTCATAAACTCTCGTCCTCCTTTCCTCTTCTGCAGAAGTGTTACTTGTGCGCAGATGCGAACATAAATCTTCCGAACGTATCTTACCCAAGTCCTCATCCACGAAAGAAACACGAAGGAAATTATCAATATCTTGAGGATATTTTCGTAGAACACGGTTGGAAAGATTTACCTCCGGAccacaaaaataaactttagATGGTGTGACTTGAACCCTGTGCACATACACCATTCCATCATCTAAAGAGATAGCAGGGGTTTCAGGAATCCGCGTGCACGACTTGTAATCTCTGTACTGCTCACGAAGCCAACTCACAGGATCATAGCAGCACACTTTCAAGCGAAATAATTTGTCCACGGCACACTCTATGTAGTCAGTTCTTATTGTGCTAGGATCAACTAGCTTATAAAACGTGACATCAAGTGCTTGCCCTGGAACGCGTCCGTGCTGAACCAAGGAATTGATCTTGAACAGGATTTTATACGGCAAGTTAATGCCTTCAGGTGGACTGACAATAGGAACAAGATCTGAATTGCAGGAAAAAGGGTTGCCTATCTCCAAAGCGAAGCGTCCTTCAGTTTCTTGGTAGTGAAGAAAATTATCACGTAGATTTGGAAGCACGGAACCATATGGAAGTTCCAAACATACAGCAGAAGATTGGCCAATGCAGCACGACGGAGTGAAGTCAACTTCTCGAACCCAGTCATTGTCAGATTTTTGCTTAAAAATCCGAGGGCTGCCAAGTAACTagcaagagaaagaagaaaggtgGAGAAAAAATGTTAGTCATTTCCTCTAAGAGTCACACATTACACGGTAAATtatgctatttataataaagaTGACAGATTGTATCATGATATTCGACGTGGGATCAGAAGTTACTATGAATCTTTTATGCAGGGTGAACTAAACTTTTGTATTCATCAACTTATAAACTTTGATCACAAACTAAAATTAGAAGTTACAATCGTACATTTCATAGCAAATTGTAAAGTAATGGTTCACAAATTTCAGCTATATCATTGTACCAAAGAGAGGGAAAATTGAGAAAATGTGACCGACAAACCTGGATTAGAAGATAATTCCTAAGCTGATCACGCACGATATGGAGCTCCATCTGGCTAATACTTTCCGTGGAGACCTCGAGCTTGTATACAGCAGAATTATAAGAGAACGAGAAGTAGATATTCTTAAATTCTGTCCCAAAGTTGACTTGAACATCCGGTGCTGTCCAAAGAACAGAAAACTGCTCCTCGGAAACCAGGCATCCGAAATGCAGCTTTACAAGTCCCATGCTGTGTTCAAAGTTATCAACCTTCCATTTCCTAGCTTTCAGGTAAGAGTCCCCGTACCACAAGAGACGATCATCAGCTAATGGGATTATTATTTCAGCAGATTCTGCATGTGTGAACTCAACTATGGCGTATGATCTTGATTTTCCATCATTTGGGGGACGAACCTTCACGTCAGAGACAGTTCCTTCTCCAGTGTATTCCTCCAGAAACGCCTTCACTGCTTCCGGTGATTCGACAGAGGAAAATCCATACAACTGAATTGTAGTCTTAACCATGTTGATACTGTTGATGGCAACTGCTGTTTCACAAGtacaaattgaaattaaaaactaTGAACTCTTTGCAATATCCCTATGCATAAAATACTTGGaaatacaataaaataattgCTAATGCTGCAAATGAGAACAGAGTAATGATATTTAGACGCACAAAATGACTCAGTTGCTAACACAACCTATTAAAAAGTTTCGGTTTTTGTATGTCTAAATAGAATTATCGACGAGAAAAAGAGTGgtaccttgaatttgaaatatGTATGAGCACTTGAGATTATTACCAACAAAATTAACACAGCTGTATTGTGAGGAGCAACGCCAATGAAGCTCAcctgtgtatatatataggtCCATCATATGCACTGTAACAAACTTGTAGTTGCAGTTGGAGCAGAATAAAAGAAGAAACCTTGTCACCCCAGTTATCCTGGGTACGCTTTCCTCTGTCTTCCTGTTAGGCGCCAAATGGATAGAATAACGAGTGTCATGATCTCCTGCTTCGCAGCGACAGCAAATCCTCATATTCTGAAGATTACACATGGTGACACGTAGCAAGATCATGATGGATTGTTTTATTCTTGTCATTTGTATAGTATTGCGATATTAATGAGTGAGTGAGATAGTTAGTTGTTAAAATGAAAGAAATCGATAGGGATTGCAGCCGCACCAAAAAACATAGACATAATTGATTTCTATCATTCTATTTCTTTTATTCACAACTCAGCATAAGCAAATTTCAATTGTATTAGTTTCCAACCTGGAATGTATAGGTGGAAACTCAACACCATATCCACTAGGATATTAGACCATATGCAATAAATTTCAACTGTATTACCATTGCATGTA
Proteins encoded in this window:
- the LOC126597080 gene encoding probable RNA-dependent RNA polymerase 1 isoform X4, which encodes MVKTTIQLYGFSSVESPEAVKAFLEEYTGEGTVSDVKVRPPNDGKSRSYAIVEFTHAESAEIIIPLADDRLLWYGDSYLKARKWKVDNFEHSMGLVKLHFGCLVSEEQFSVLWTAPDVQVNFGTEFKNIYFSFSYNSAVYKLEVSTESISQMELHIVRDQLRNYLLIQLLGSPRIFKQKSDNDWVREVDFTPSCCIGQSSAVCLELPYGSVLPNLRDNFLHYQETEGRFALEIGNPFSCNSDLVPIVSPPEGINLPYKILFKINSLVQHGRVPGQALDVTFYKLVDPSTIRTDYIECAVDKLFRLKVCCYDPVSWLREQYRDYKSCTRIPETPAISLDDGMVYVHRVQVTPSKVYFCGPEVNLSNRVLRKYPQDIDNFLRVSFVDEDLGKIRSEDLCSHLRTSNTSAEEERRTRVYERIFSTLRNGIVIGDKKFEFLAYSSSQLRERSVWMFASRSELCAQDIRNWMGDFRGIRNVAKYGARLGQAFSSSRETFNVDRDEIELIPDVKIERSGVKYCFSDGIGKISAEFAERVARKCGRSSTPSAFQIRIGGYKGIVAVDPTLEKNLALRESMCKYQSNNTALDVLKWSKYQPCFLNRQLITLLSTLGVPDHVFQRKQRQALNQLEGVLTDPSRAKEALKTIFQGEVTDVLKEMLSCGYKPDTEPFLSLTLQAFCASKLMELRTKTRIFVSSGRSMMGCLDETGTLEYGQVFVQCSRRVISTGSNTTSSEEKFVVDRNVAVARNPCLHPGDVRVLTAVDVPALHHMVDCVVFPQKGKRPHPDECSGGDLDGDFYFVSWDSDLIPPRKVRPMNYTPAPTIELDHDVTMEEVAESFTNYIVNDMLGIISNAHAVFADTEPQKAESAQCKELAKLHSCAVDSPKTGVVVEVPRSLRAKEYPDFMEKVEKPTYESRRVIGKLFRQVKNVELGSRSHSNSIKSFTVEVATKFYDPDMEVDGFEAYIDDAINCKREYDYKLGSLMDYYGIKTEADILTGNITSVSKFFGKRKDLETINYAVRSLKKEARTWFYANLSDSSTNVDDVSATKASAWYYVTYHPRYWGQCNKGMERDHFLSFPWCVFDKLIQIKREKTSTRNSFHMSDQRGVMLDKFRSTCFPL
- the LOC126597080 gene encoding probable RNA-dependent RNA polymerase 1 isoform X1, yielding MTRIKQSIMILLRVTMCNLQNMRICCRCEAGDHDTRYSIHLAPNRKTEESVPRITGVTRFLLLFCSNCNYKFVTVHMMDLYIYTGELHWRCSSQYSCVNFVGNNLKCSYIFQIQVAINSINMVKTTIQLYGFSSVESPEAVKAFLEEYTGEGTVSDVKVRPPNDGKSRSYAIVEFTHAESAEIIIPLADDRLLWYGDSYLKARKWKVDNFEHSMGLVKLHFGCLVSEEQFSVLWTAPDVQVNFGTEFKNIYFSFSYNSAVYKLEVSTESISQMELHIVRDQLRNYLLIQLLGSPRIFKQKSDNDWVREVDFTPSCCIGQSSAVCLELPYGSVLPNLRDNFLHYQETEGRFALEIGNPFSCNSDLVPIVSPPEGINLPYKILFKINSLVQHGRVPGQALDVTFYKLVDPSTIRTDYIECAVDKLFRLKVCCYDPVSWLREQYRDYKSCTRIPETPAISLDDGMVYVHRVQVTPSKVYFCGPEVNLSNRVLRKYPQDIDNFLRVSFVDEDLGKIRSEDLCSHLRTSNTSAEEERRTRVYERIFSTLRNGIVIGDKKFEFLAYSSSQLRERSVWMFASRSELCAQDIRNWMGDFRGIRNVAKYGARLGQAFSSSRETFNVDRDEIELIPDVKIERSGVKYCFSDGIGKISAEFAERVARKCGRSSTPSAFQIRIGGYKGIVAVDPTLEKNLALRESMCKYQSNNTALDVLKWSKYQPCFLNRQLITLLSTLGVPDHVFQRKQRQALNQLEGVLTDPSRAKEALKTIFQGEVTDVLKEMLSCGYKPDTEPFLSLTLQAFCASKLMELRTKTRIFVSSGRSMMGCLDETGTLEYGQVFVQCSRRVISTGSNTTSSEEKFVVDRNVAVARNPCLHPGDVRVLTAVDVPALHHMVDCVVFPQKGKRPHPDECSGGDLDGDFYFVSWDSDLIPPRKVRPMNYTPAPTIELDHDVTMEEVAESFTNYIVNDMLGIISNAHAVFADTEPQKAESAQCKELAKLHSCAVDSPKTGVVVEVPRSLRAKEYPDFMEKVEKPTYESRRVIGKLFRQVKNVELGSRSHSNSIKSFTVEVATKFYDPDMEVDGFEAYIDDAINCKREYDYKLGSLMDYYGIKTEADILTGNITSVSKFFGKRKDLETINYAVRSLKKEARTWFYANLSDSSTNVDDVSATKASAWYYVTYHPRYWGQCNKGMERDHFLSFPWCVFDKLIQIKREKTSTRNSFHMSDQRGVMLDKFRSTCFPL
- the LOC126597080 gene encoding probable RNA-dependent RNA polymerase 1 isoform X3, encoding MTRIKQSIMILLRVTMCNLQNMRICCRCEAGDHDTRYSIHLAPNRKTEESVPRITGVTRFLLLFCSNCNYKFVTVHMMDLYIYTVAINSINMVKTTIQLYGFSSVESPEAVKAFLEEYTGEGTVSDVKVRPPNDGKSRSYAIVEFTHAESAEIIIPLADDRLLWYGDSYLKARKWKVDNFEHSMGLVKLHFGCLVSEEQFSVLWTAPDVQVNFGTEFKNIYFSFSYNSAVYKLEVSTESISQMELHIVRDQLRNYLLIQLLGSPRIFKQKSDNDWVREVDFTPSCCIGQSSAVCLELPYGSVLPNLRDNFLHYQETEGRFALEIGNPFSCNSDLVPIVSPPEGINLPYKILFKINSLVQHGRVPGQALDVTFYKLVDPSTIRTDYIECAVDKLFRLKVCCYDPVSWLREQYRDYKSCTRIPETPAISLDDGMVYVHRVQVTPSKVYFCGPEVNLSNRVLRKYPQDIDNFLRVSFVDEDLGKIRSEDLCSHLRTSNTSAEEERRTRVYERIFSTLRNGIVIGDKKFEFLAYSSSQLRERSVWMFASRSELCAQDIRNWMGDFRGIRNVAKYGARLGQAFSSSRETFNVDRDEIELIPDVKIERSGVKYCFSDGIGKISAEFAERVARKCGRSSTPSAFQIRIGGYKGIVAVDPTLEKNLALRESMCKYQSNNTALDVLKWSKYQPCFLNRQLITLLSTLGVPDHVFQRKQRQALNQLEGVLTDPSRAKEALKTIFQGEVTDVLKEMLSCGYKPDTEPFLSLTLQAFCASKLMELRTKTRIFVSSGRSMMGCLDETGTLEYGQVFVQCSRRVISTGSNTTSSEEKFVVDRNVAVARNPCLHPGDVRVLTAVDVPALHHMVDCVVFPQKGKRPHPDECSGGDLDGDFYFVSWDSDLIPPRKVRPMNYTPAPTIELDHDVTMEEVAESFTNYIVNDMLGIISNAHAVFADTEPQKAESAQCKELAKLHSCAVDSPKTGVVVEVPRSLRAKEYPDFMEKVEKPTYESRRVIGKLFRQVKNVELGSRSHSNSIKSFTVEVATKFYDPDMEVDGFEAYIDDAINCKREYDYKLGSLMDYYGIKTEADILTGNITSVSKFFGKRKDLETINYAVRSLKKEARTWFYANLSDSSTNVDDVSATKASAWYYVTYHPRYWGQCNKGMERDHFLSFPWCVFDKLIQIKREKTSTRNSFHMSDQRGVMLDKFRSTCFPL